The following coding sequences are from one Gadus macrocephalus chromosome 3, ASM3116895v1 window:
- the LOC132454291 gene encoding caspase-6-like isoform X1, producing MSKVEKDPGRADVGSESKTATDHGVDALTGSDFTLGEYKMNHKSRGMALIFNQETFLRKKTRSGTNIDRNNLEIRFKELNFDVTVHQDLRRVDILAKIKEAALDDHNVNADCFVCVFLSHGEKDKVCAHDEDISIDEVTALFKGDKCRNLVGKPKIFILQACRGREYDPPVTGMAGDSDEEEHQVVADAGVFHTLPAGADFLMCYSVAKGYFSFRDPSFGSWYIQDLCETLKGCGNTLEFTELLTLVNSKVAKRSVPKCRDKELKGKKQIPCFASMLTKKLYFRPKK from the exons ATGTCCAAAGTGGAAAAGGATCCGGGTAGAG CAGATGTTGGTTCAGAAAGCAAAACGGCAACCGACCATGGAG TGGATGCCCTTACTGGCAG TGACTTCACTCTGGGGGAGTACAAGATGAACCACAAGAGTCGCGGCATGGCACTCATCTTCAACCAGGAGACCTTCCTTCGTAAGAAGACTCGTTCTGGGACCAACATTGACCGCAACAATCTGGAGATAAG ATTTAAAGAGTTAAACTTTGATGTCACAGTCCATCAGGATCTGAGGAGGGTTGACATTCTGGCCAAGATTAAAGAAG CGGCGCTGGATGACCACAACGTGAACGCGGACTGCTTCGTGTGTGTCTTCCTGAGTCATGGTGAGAAAGACAAGGTGTGTGCGCACGATGAAGACATCAGCATCGACGAAGTTACCGCCTTGTTCAAAGGAGACAAGTGCAGAAACCTCGTCGGGAAGCCTAAGATCTTTATACTACAG GCCTGCCGTGGGCGTGAGTACGACCCCCCTGTGACTGGCATGGCCGGGGACAGTGACGAAGAGGAGCACCAGGTGGTGGCGGACGCTGGTGTATTCCACACACTGCCTGCTGGTGCTGACTTCCTCATGTGCTACTCTGTGGCCAAAG ggtatTTTTCCTTTAGGGATCCCTCCTTTGGCTCCTGGTACATCCAGGACCTCTGCGAGACCCTGAAGGGTTGCGGAAATACCCTGGAGTTCACAGAGCTGCTGACCCTGGTGAACAGTAAGGTGGCCAAGCGTTCCGTTCCGAAATGCAGAGACAAAGAGCTCAAAGGAAAGAAGCAGATTCCCTGCTTTGCTTCCATGCTCACCAAGAAGCTCTACTTCCGACCAAAAAAGTAG
- the pla2g12a gene encoding group XIIA secretory phospholipase A2 → MRYCASMGVFGLFFCGGLLRVSMSKQEPETPDWRKTLKTIRNGVHKIDTYLNVALDLFGGYDGLCQYKCTDGYQPAPRPGYRPPPPNGCGSPLFGFHFDIGIPSMTKCCNQHDRCYDSCGRQKLDCDEQFQDCLDTICRNVQQTLGLAQGVQACESAVILLFDAVMHLGCKPYLDSQRETCICQFELMKEL, encoded by the exons ATGCGCTACTGCGCCTCGATGggtgtttttggtttgtttttctgtGGGGGCCTAttgcgtgtgtctatgtctaaACAAGAACCCGAAACGCCAGACTGGCGAAAGACTTTAAAAACAATCCGTAATGGAGTTCACAAGATTGATACATATCTAAATGTTGCGCTGGACCTGTTTGGCGGCTATGATGGTTTGTGCCAATATAAATGCACTGATG GATATCAGCCAGCCCCTCGTCCTGGCTACAGACCACCGCCCCCTAACGGCTGCGGATCTCCACTGTTTGGATTCCAT TTTGACATAGGAATCCCATCCATGACCAAGTGCTGTAACCAACATGACCGTTGTTACGACTCCTGCGGTCGTCAGAAACTTGACTGTGACGAACAATTTCAAGACTGCCTTGATACCATCTGCAGGAACGTGCAACAGACTCTGGGATTGGCCCAAGGGGTCCAAG CGTGTGAGTCAGCGGTGATTTTGCTCTTTGATGCAGTCATGCATTTGGGATGTAAACCTTACCTGGACAGCCAGCGGGAGACCTGCATTTGTCAGTTTGAGCTGATGAAGGAGTTGtga
- the LOC132453746 gene encoding caspase-6-like, with protein sequence SKGLLTDPVFFQACRGREFDLPVTGIAGDSDEEEEQVVADDGVFHTLPAGADFLMCYSVAKGETVGKGGFEQLAATVPCTSVYCGCSAIARIHNIIQRHRCGGSLEFTELLTLVNSKVCKRSVSDAIGKKQIPCFASMLTKKLYFRPKH encoded by the exons TCTAAAGGCCTACTAACTGACCCTGTCTTTTTCCAGGCCTGCCGTGGGCGTGAGTTCGACCTCCCTGTGACTGGCATTGCCGGGGACagtgacgaagaggaggagcaggtggtggcGGACGATGGTGTGTTCCACACACTGCCTGCTGGTGCTGACTTCCTCATGTGCTACTCTGTGGCCAAAGGTGAGACAGTTGGAAAAGGGGGGTTT gagcagcttgcggccacggtaccatgcactAGTGTTTACTGCGGATGTAGCGCAATTGctcggattcataatatcatccagagGCACAGGTGCGGAGGTTCCCTGGAGTTCACAGAGCTGCTGACCCTGGTGAACAGTAAGGTGTGCAAGCGGTCCGTCTCAGATGCCATCGGGAAGAAGCAGATTCCCTGCTTCGCTTCCATGCTCACCAAGAAGCTTTACTTCCGACCAAAACATTAG
- the LOC132454284 gene encoding tetratricopeptide repeat protein 39B-like isoform X1 has protein sequence MEDKKENQTTPTEISSDFVEDLLSPQIDLENALVDCSAGLELFLNNRFSDALAHLKPWKAKSMYHAMGYSSMLVMQAGMTFDPKDVEAAMTSLRESLETCQSFRKKSGLLETITNLWYRQSSDNLTEEEMHAELCYAEVLLQKASLTFMDESIMGFIKGGMRIRNSYQIFKDCQVIANKMDEEMQQKATHVHFRCGVNMGIGSFNLMLSLLPTRVLRLMEFLGFSGDRDVGLSELRAGVATNGLRSILSMLTLLMYHLYITVILGTGEVDLTEAENLLEPYIKKFPNGALILFYTARIALLKGNFTFAREKYLACIAAQQEWRQIHHLCYWELMWAHSFEQEWKKAYHYADLLSKESKWSQSTYMYQKAALLSMLPDAEVEAMGQNAEDLFKQVEGLRLRIAGKSVPTEKFAAKKAQRCLSSRPTKPVLPALEMMYVWNGFTIVGKRPELTYSILSTIQKAEDQLASSASQSDHHVDDQCVVQLLKGLCLRQLGSLDEAEGCFNHVISSEQQIKYDDYLVPFTMYELGLIYKQRGDTHKAVELLEKIKVTYKDYSMESRLHFRIHAALNTMGTFPNKPYPSRIQA, from the exons ATGGAGGATAAGAAAGAAAATCAAACTACACCG acGGAGATCAGCAGCGATTTTGTCGAGGACCTACT CAGTCCGCAGATTGATCTGGAGAATGCCCTGGTGGACTGCTCCGCTGGTCTGGAGTTATTCCTCAACAACCGCTTCTCTGATGCGCTTGCTCATCTAAAACCATG GAAGGCCAAGAGTATGTACCATGCCATGGGCTACAGCAGTATGCTGGTGATGCAGGCAGGCATGACTTTTGACCCGAAAGATGTAGAAGCAGCCATGACTTCATTGAGGGAGTCTCTAGAGACATGCCAGAG CTTTCGTAAAAAGAGTGGATTATTGGAGACCATAACGAACTTGTGGTACCGGCAATCTTCTGACAATCTGACAGAAG agGAGATGCATGCTGAGCTCTGCTATGCCGAGGTCCTTCTTCAGAAAGCCTCGCTGACCTTCATGGACGAGAGCATCATGGGCTTTATCAAAGGAGGGATGAGGATACGAAACAGTTATCAAATCTTCAA GGACTGTCAAGTGATTGCAAACAAAATGGATGAAGAGATGCAGCAGAAAGCCACACACGTTCACTTCAGATGTGGTGTCAACATGGGAATCGGATCGTTCAACCTG ATGCTGTCTCTGCTCCCAACACGAGTCCTCAGACTGATGGAATTCCTTGGCTTCTCTGGAGACAGG GATGTGGGTCTCTCGGAGCTGAGAGCTGGCGTCGCCACAAATGGCCTGCGCTCCATCCTCAGTATGCTCACACTGTTGATGTACCATCTCTACATCACTGTCATACTCG GCACAGGTGAGGTGGACTTGACAGAAGCTGAGAACCTGCTGGAACCTTATATTAAAAAGTTTCCCAAT GGAGCTCTGATTCTCTTCTACACTGCCAGGATTGCTTTGCTCAAGGGAAACTTCACATTT GCTAGGGAGAAGTACCTGGCCTGCATCGCGGCCCAGCAGGAGTGGCGCCAGATACACCACCTCTGCTACTGGGAGCTCATGTGGGCCCATTCCTTTGAACAGGAATGGAAGAAAGCCTACCATTACGCTGACCTGCTCTCCAAGGAAAGCAAGTGGTCCCAG TCCACTTATATGTACCAGAAAGCTGCCCTCTTGAGCATGCTCCCAGACGCAGAAGTGGAGGCCATGGGACAAAATGCAGAAGACTTGTTCAA ACAGGTGGAAGGCCTCCGCCTCAGGATTGCTGGGAAGTCGGTCCCAACAGAGAAGTTTGCTGCCAAGAAGGCCCAGAGATGCTTATCCTCCAGGCCTACAAAACCAGTCCTCCCTGCATTG GAAATGATGTACGTGTGGAACGGCTTCACAATAGTAGGAAAGAGACCAGAGCTGACATACAGCATATTGTCCACCATACAGAAGGCCGAGGACCAACTCGCAAGTTCTGCAA GCCAGTCTGATCATCATGTAGACGACCAGTGTGTGGTCCAGCTCCTAAAGGGCCTGTGTCTCAGACAGCTGGGCAGTCTCGATGAGGCGGAGGGCTGCTTCAACCACGTCATCTCCAG TGAACAACAGATCAAGTATGATGACTACCTGGTGCCCTTCACCATGTACGAGCTGGGCCTGATTTACAAGCAGAGGGGGGATACCCACAAGGCAGTAGAACTCCTGGAGAAAATCAA AGTCACCTACAAGGACTACAGCATGGAGTCTAGGCTTCACTTCCGCATCCATGCAGCACTCAACACCATGGGCACTTTCCCAAACAAGCCTTACCCCTCACGCATCCAAGCCTAA
- the dnajb14 gene encoding dnaJ homolog subfamily B member 14, with amino-acid sequence MEGNRDEAEKCINIASKALEAGDKEKASKFLNKAEKLYPTERAKVLLDALTKNGSSAGNGAHCRRRPASSGESNGLHADQEGHDPAAGGGEAAKIFTKDQVEGVQRIKRCKDYYEVLCINKEAGDEDLKKAYRKLALKFHPDKNHAPGATEAFKKIGNAYSVLSNADKRRQYDLTGGEEPSSPGQAQPGGFDFHRGFEGDITPEDLFNMFFGGGFPSSSTHTFTNGRARYSQQTDQRQEREERADGGFSTFIQLMPILVLILVPILSQLMVSTPPYSLYSRPSTAQTVKRQTENLRVDYYVTRDFRSEFKGNKLHNIEKNVEEDYVSNVRNNCWKERQTKTDLLYAAKVYRDDRMRKKAELMTMDNCRELDRLNDLFRGG; translated from the exons atGGAAGGGAACAGGGACGAAGctgaaaaatgtataaatatagctTCGAAAGCGCTCGAAGCTGGTGATAAAGAGAAGGCGTCAAAGTTTCTAAACAAAGCGGAGAAACTCTACCCCACGGAGAGAGCCAAAG tgCTTTTGGATGCGCTGACTAAGAATGGCAGCTCTGCGGGGAACGGAGCCCACTGCAGGCGGCGGCCTGCGAGCAGCGGGGAGAGTAACGGCTTGCACGCAGACCAGGAGGGCCATGatccagcagcaggaggaggggaggccgCCAAGATCTTCACCAAGGATCAGGTGGAGGGCGTGCAGAG GATAAAGCGGTGTAAGGACTACTACGAGGTGCTGTGCATCAATAAAGAAGCCGGTGATGAGGACCTGAAGAAGGCCTACAGGAAACTAGCGCTCAAGTTCCACCCAGACAAGAACCATGCGCCTGGAGCCACTGAGGCCTTCAAAA AGATCGGCAATGCGTATTCCGTGCTGAGCAACGCTGACAAAAGAAGACAGTATGACCTcacagggggggaggagcctagCAGTCCAGGCCAGGCCCAGCCAGGGGGCTTCGACTTCCACAGGGGCTTCGAGGGGGACATCACTCCTGAGGACCTGTTCAACATGTTCTTTGGTGGCGGGTTCCCCTCCT CGAGTACACACACCTTCACCAACGGCAGGGCACGCTACAGCCAACAGACGGATCAAagacaggagagggaggagagggcagaC GGTGGCTTCTCAACGTTCATTCAGCTGATGCCCATCTTGGTGCTGATCCTGGTGCCCATTCTGAGCCAGCTGATGGTGTCAACTCCACCCTACAGCCTGTACTCCAGACC GTCGACCGCGCAGACGGTGAAGCGGCAGACGGAGAATCTGCGTGTGGACTACTACGTCACCCGGGACTTTAGGTCTGAATTCAAGGGCAACAAGCTGCATAACATAGAGAAGAACGTGGAGGAGGACTACGTGTCCAATGTTAGAAATAACTGCTGGAAGGAGAGGCAGACAA AAACAGACCTCCTGTACGCTGCCAAGGTGTACAGGGACGACCGAATGCGCAAGAAGGCCGAACTAATGACCATGGACAACTGCAGGGAGCTGGACAGACTTAACGACCTATTCCGAGGGGGATGA
- the LOC132454291 gene encoding caspase-6-like isoform X2, with protein sequence MSKVEKDPGRDVGSESKTATDHGVDALTGSDFTLGEYKMNHKSRGMALIFNQETFLRKKTRSGTNIDRNNLEIRFKELNFDVTVHQDLRRVDILAKIKEAALDDHNVNADCFVCVFLSHGEKDKVCAHDEDISIDEVTALFKGDKCRNLVGKPKIFILQACRGREYDPPVTGMAGDSDEEEHQVVADAGVFHTLPAGADFLMCYSVAKGYFSFRDPSFGSWYIQDLCETLKGCGNTLEFTELLTLVNSKVAKRSVPKCRDKELKGKKQIPCFASMLTKKLYFRPKK encoded by the exons ATGTCCAAAGTGGAAAAGGATCCGGGTAGAG ATGTTGGTTCAGAAAGCAAAACGGCAACCGACCATGGAG TGGATGCCCTTACTGGCAG TGACTTCACTCTGGGGGAGTACAAGATGAACCACAAGAGTCGCGGCATGGCACTCATCTTCAACCAGGAGACCTTCCTTCGTAAGAAGACTCGTTCTGGGACCAACATTGACCGCAACAATCTGGAGATAAG ATTTAAAGAGTTAAACTTTGATGTCACAGTCCATCAGGATCTGAGGAGGGTTGACATTCTGGCCAAGATTAAAGAAG CGGCGCTGGATGACCACAACGTGAACGCGGACTGCTTCGTGTGTGTCTTCCTGAGTCATGGTGAGAAAGACAAGGTGTGTGCGCACGATGAAGACATCAGCATCGACGAAGTTACCGCCTTGTTCAAAGGAGACAAGTGCAGAAACCTCGTCGGGAAGCCTAAGATCTTTATACTACAG GCCTGCCGTGGGCGTGAGTACGACCCCCCTGTGACTGGCATGGCCGGGGACAGTGACGAAGAGGAGCACCAGGTGGTGGCGGACGCTGGTGTATTCCACACACTGCCTGCTGGTGCTGACTTCCTCATGTGCTACTCTGTGGCCAAAG ggtatTTTTCCTTTAGGGATCCCTCCTTTGGCTCCTGGTACATCCAGGACCTCTGCGAGACCCTGAAGGGTTGCGGAAATACCCTGGAGTTCACAGAGCTGCTGACCCTGGTGAACAGTAAGGTGGCCAAGCGTTCCGTTCCGAAATGCAGAGACAAAGAGCTCAAAGGAAAGAAGCAGATTCCCTGCTTTGCTTCCATGCTCACCAAGAAGCTCTACTTCCGACCAAAAAAGTAG
- the LOC132454284 gene encoding tetratricopeptide repeat protein 39B-like isoform X2, producing MEDKKENQTTPTEISSDFVEDLLPQIDLENALVDCSAGLELFLNNRFSDALAHLKPWKAKSMYHAMGYSSMLVMQAGMTFDPKDVEAAMTSLRESLETCQSFRKKSGLLETITNLWYRQSSDNLTEEEMHAELCYAEVLLQKASLTFMDESIMGFIKGGMRIRNSYQIFKDCQVIANKMDEEMQQKATHVHFRCGVNMGIGSFNLMLSLLPTRVLRLMEFLGFSGDRDVGLSELRAGVATNGLRSILSMLTLLMYHLYITVILGTGEVDLTEAENLLEPYIKKFPNGALILFYTARIALLKGNFTFAREKYLACIAAQQEWRQIHHLCYWELMWAHSFEQEWKKAYHYADLLSKESKWSQSTYMYQKAALLSMLPDAEVEAMGQNAEDLFKQVEGLRLRIAGKSVPTEKFAAKKAQRCLSSRPTKPVLPALEMMYVWNGFTIVGKRPELTYSILSTIQKAEDQLASSASQSDHHVDDQCVVQLLKGLCLRQLGSLDEAEGCFNHVISSEQQIKYDDYLVPFTMYELGLIYKQRGDTHKAVELLEKIKVTYKDYSMESRLHFRIHAALNTMGTFPNKPYPSRIQA from the exons ATGGAGGATAAGAAAGAAAATCAAACTACACCG acGGAGATCAGCAGCGATTTTGTCGAGGACCTACT TCCGCAGATTGATCTGGAGAATGCCCTGGTGGACTGCTCCGCTGGTCTGGAGTTATTCCTCAACAACCGCTTCTCTGATGCGCTTGCTCATCTAAAACCATG GAAGGCCAAGAGTATGTACCATGCCATGGGCTACAGCAGTATGCTGGTGATGCAGGCAGGCATGACTTTTGACCCGAAAGATGTAGAAGCAGCCATGACTTCATTGAGGGAGTCTCTAGAGACATGCCAGAG CTTTCGTAAAAAGAGTGGATTATTGGAGACCATAACGAACTTGTGGTACCGGCAATCTTCTGACAATCTGACAGAAG agGAGATGCATGCTGAGCTCTGCTATGCCGAGGTCCTTCTTCAGAAAGCCTCGCTGACCTTCATGGACGAGAGCATCATGGGCTTTATCAAAGGAGGGATGAGGATACGAAACAGTTATCAAATCTTCAA GGACTGTCAAGTGATTGCAAACAAAATGGATGAAGAGATGCAGCAGAAAGCCACACACGTTCACTTCAGATGTGGTGTCAACATGGGAATCGGATCGTTCAACCTG ATGCTGTCTCTGCTCCCAACACGAGTCCTCAGACTGATGGAATTCCTTGGCTTCTCTGGAGACAGG GATGTGGGTCTCTCGGAGCTGAGAGCTGGCGTCGCCACAAATGGCCTGCGCTCCATCCTCAGTATGCTCACACTGTTGATGTACCATCTCTACATCACTGTCATACTCG GCACAGGTGAGGTGGACTTGACAGAAGCTGAGAACCTGCTGGAACCTTATATTAAAAAGTTTCCCAAT GGAGCTCTGATTCTCTTCTACACTGCCAGGATTGCTTTGCTCAAGGGAAACTTCACATTT GCTAGGGAGAAGTACCTGGCCTGCATCGCGGCCCAGCAGGAGTGGCGCCAGATACACCACCTCTGCTACTGGGAGCTCATGTGGGCCCATTCCTTTGAACAGGAATGGAAGAAAGCCTACCATTACGCTGACCTGCTCTCCAAGGAAAGCAAGTGGTCCCAG TCCACTTATATGTACCAGAAAGCTGCCCTCTTGAGCATGCTCCCAGACGCAGAAGTGGAGGCCATGGGACAAAATGCAGAAGACTTGTTCAA ACAGGTGGAAGGCCTCCGCCTCAGGATTGCTGGGAAGTCGGTCCCAACAGAGAAGTTTGCTGCCAAGAAGGCCCAGAGATGCTTATCCTCCAGGCCTACAAAACCAGTCCTCCCTGCATTG GAAATGATGTACGTGTGGAACGGCTTCACAATAGTAGGAAAGAGACCAGAGCTGACATACAGCATATTGTCCACCATACAGAAGGCCGAGGACCAACTCGCAAGTTCTGCAA GCCAGTCTGATCATCATGTAGACGACCAGTGTGTGGTCCAGCTCCTAAAGGGCCTGTGTCTCAGACAGCTGGGCAGTCTCGATGAGGCGGAGGGCTGCTTCAACCACGTCATCTCCAG TGAACAACAGATCAAGTATGATGACTACCTGGTGCCCTTCACCATGTACGAGCTGGGCCTGATTTACAAGCAGAGGGGGGATACCCACAAGGCAGTAGAACTCCTGGAGAAAATCAA AGTCACCTACAAGGACTACAGCATGGAGTCTAGGCTTCACTTCCGCATCCATGCAGCACTCAACACCATGGGCACTTTCCCAAACAAGCCTTACCCCTCACGCATCCAAGCCTAA